One part of the Aurantibacillus circumpalustris genome encodes these proteins:
- a CDS encoding SulP family inorganic anion transporter — translation MKKYLNLFDVKQRVDYKNEVLSGLTVALALVPEAIAFALIAGLSPLTGLYAAFTMGLITSIFGGRPGMISGATGAVAVVIVSLAKSHGVEYIFATVILAGIIQMLAGFLRLGKFIRLVPHPAMFGFVNGLAIVIFLAQLDQFKMPNVDGALQWMTGDTLLVMLGLVGLTMLIIWGLPKLTKIVPSALTAIIVVSAIAIGFGINTKTVGDIASVSGGFPPFHIPDIPFTGETLKIIFPYALIVAGVGLIESLLTLNLIDEITGTKGRGNKEAAAQGAANIITGLFSGMGGCAMIGQSLINISSGARARLSGIFASVMLLLFIMFGASIIERLPMAALTGVMIMVAIGTFEWASLRTFNKMPKSDVLVMVLVTLVTVFLHNLALAVLVGVVISALVFAWENAKRIRARKFVDENGIKHYEIFGPLFFGSVSAFNEKFDVSSDPNEVVIDFAESRIVDMSGIEALNKLTERYLNVGKKLHLKHLSADCKVLLANADKIVDVNILEDPTYIVAVDKI, via the coding sequence GTGAAAAAATATTTAAATCTATTCGACGTTAAACAAAGAGTCGATTACAAAAATGAAGTTTTATCTGGCCTTACAGTGGCTTTAGCATTAGTTCCTGAAGCAATAGCATTTGCTTTAATTGCGGGACTTTCCCCTCTTACTGGATTGTATGCAGCTTTCACGATGGGACTTATAACCTCAATTTTTGGAGGAAGACCAGGAATGATCTCAGGAGCGACTGGAGCTGTTGCAGTTGTCATTGTGTCGCTTGCCAAATCACATGGAGTAGAATACATTTTTGCAACCGTAATTTTAGCTGGGATAATACAAATGCTCGCAGGTTTTTTGAGATTAGGAAAATTCATTCGTCTTGTTCCCCATCCTGCTATGTTTGGTTTTGTGAATGGTTTAGCAATTGTAATTTTTTTGGCACAATTGGATCAATTTAAAATGCCGAATGTTGATGGTGCCTTGCAGTGGATGACTGGTGATACTTTACTCGTGATGCTTGGTTTAGTGGGTTTAACAATGCTTATAATTTGGGGACTACCAAAATTAACGAAAATTGTTCCTTCCGCATTAACCGCTATTATTGTTGTTTCGGCCATTGCAATTGGATTTGGTATTAATACCAAAACAGTTGGAGACATTGCTTCGGTGAGCGGCGGATTCCCTCCCTTTCATATTCCAGATATTCCATTCACTGGTGAAACACTTAAAATTATTTTTCCTTATGCATTAATAGTAGCAGGCGTAGGACTCATTGAAAGTCTATTGACTTTAAACTTAATAGATGAGATTACAGGTACTAAAGGAAGAGGAAATAAAGAAGCCGCAGCGCAGGGTGCAGCTAATATTATTACAGGATTGTTTTCAGGTATGGGTGGTTGTGCTATGATTGGACAAAGTTTAATTAATATTTCTTCAGGTGCACGAGCACGATTATCCGGTATTTTTGCTTCAGTGATGTTGTTATTGTTTATAATGTTCGGCGCTTCAATTATAGAGCGCTTGCCAATGGCTGCATTAACCGGTGTTATGATTATGGTGGCAATAGGAACCTTTGAATGGGCGAGCTTAAGAACATTTAATAAAATGCCGAAGTCAGACGTTTTGGTAATGGTATTGGTTACACTTGTTACAGTATTCTTGCACAATTTGGCTTTGGCAGTTTTAGTTGGTGTTGTTATTTCAGCATTAGTGTTTGCGTGGGAAAATGCAAAACGAATCAGGGCTAGAAAATTTGTTGATGAGAATGGGATTAAGCACTACGAAATTTTCGGGCCTTTATTTTTTGGTTCCGTTTCGGCCTTTAACGAAAAGTTTGATGTTTCAAGTGATCCCAATGAGGTTGTAATTGATTTTGCAGAAAGTAGAATAGTAGATATGTCCGGGATAGAAGCTTTAAATAAACTAACAGAAAGATATTTAAATGTCGGAAAAAAATTGCATCTCAAACATTTAAGTGCTGATTGCAAAGTACTTCTAGCAAATGCGGATAAAATCGTAGACGTTAATATTCTGGAAGATCCGACCTATATAGTTGCTGTGGATAAAATTTAG
- a CDS encoding mechanosensitive ion channel family protein produces the protein MNQKISTMFDKFVHTLQHNDFFIKKFVIILLLSVLTWFVLRVAKKSIFTFLKIDSGRKFAFFQIAKYFFLVFYSIIVLQVIGINVSVILASSAALLVGLGLGIQHLFGDLVAGFIILVDATVKVGDIIELEGMISRVKVINLRTTTVETRDQKYIILPNSTLTNNKLINWTHSGITSRFEIDLGVDYGSDIHLVMKIIKNVAASKSEILKDPEPFVRLVDFGDSAIKFQLFFWTEKVFRVEGIKSEIRIQIFDEFQKNGIIIPFPQRTVHLNTVGDAKQTKED, from the coding sequence GTGAATCAAAAAATAAGTACCATGTTCGATAAATTTGTTCATACACTGCAACACAATGATTTTTTCATAAAAAAATTTGTTATAATTCTGCTATTAAGTGTTCTAACCTGGTTCGTACTTAGAGTTGCAAAAAAAAGTATTTTCACATTCTTAAAGATTGACTCAGGAAGAAAATTCGCGTTTTTTCAGATCGCAAAATATTTCTTTTTAGTTTTCTACTCCATTATTGTCCTTCAGGTTATCGGTATCAATGTGAGTGTTATACTCGCCAGTTCTGCCGCTCTGCTTGTTGGATTGGGTTTGGGAATTCAACATTTATTTGGAGATTTAGTAGCCGGTTTTATTATTCTTGTCGATGCAACCGTTAAGGTTGGTGATATCATAGAGTTGGAAGGAATGATTTCGCGGGTAAAAGTGATTAATCTCAGAACAACCACGGTTGAGACCCGAGATCAAAAATATATCATACTTCCTAACTCCACGCTCACAAATAATAAATTAATTAACTGGACACATTCTGGTATCACCTCACGTTTTGAAATTGACCTTGGCGTTGATTATGGATCGGACATTCATTTAGTTATGAAAATAATTAAAAATGTAGCAGCCTCTAAATCAGAAATATTAAAAGATCCAGAACCCTTTGTGCGTTTGGTTGATTTTGGTGATTCAGCAATAAAATTTCAATTATTTTTTTGGACAGAAAAAGTATTTCGAGTAGAAGGAATTAAAAGTGAAATTCGCATTCAAATTTTTGATGAGTTTCAGAAAAATGGTATTATCATTCCTTTCCCTCAAAGAACAGTACATTTAAATACGGTTGGCGATGCGAAACAAACTAAGGAAGATTAA